A genomic window from Bacillus mesophilus includes:
- a CDS encoding YlaI family protein: protein MRVKCVLCDKIESINDETLIAKRLRNRPIHTYMCQPCYGRIEEKTNQRLATGNFRLYREKKLKEDW, encoded by the coding sequence ATGAGAGTTAAGTGTGTTCTCTGTGATAAAATTGAATCAATAAATGATGAAACGTTAATCGCAAAACGACTGCGAAATCGTCCCATTCATACATATATGTGCCAACCATGCTACGGACGAATCGAAGAAAAAACAAACCAACGTCTAGCAACAGGCAACTTCAGACTATACAGAGAAAAAAAACTAAAAGAAGATTGGTAA
- a CDS encoding YlaH-like family protein — MENTFSFFAALYQIDQNPEIGMWLLYITIFLLSALVYKLGFAKKLPLLKTIVIYFFLGLGCSFLTILAVALPVVEGLMVASLVLIIYKIRLNQSKKEGSSA; from the coding sequence ATGGAAAACACCTTTTCTTTTTTTGCAGCACTATATCAAATTGATCAAAATCCTGAAATCGGAATGTGGCTCTTATATATCACCATTTTCCTTTTATCAGCGCTTGTATATAAGTTGGGTTTCGCAAAGAAATTACCTCTCCTAAAAACAATTGTCATCTATTTCTTTCTAGGCCTAGGTTGTAGTTTTCTAACAATCCTAGCAGTTGCTTTGCCTGTTGTTGAGGGGTTAATGGTTGCTTCATTAGTCTTAATTATTTATAAGATCCGTCTGAATCAATCGAAAAAAGAAGGAAGTAGTGCATGA
- the typA gene encoding translational GTPase TypA: MNLRDDIRNIAIIAHVDHGKTTLVDKLLHQSGTFRSNEFVEERAMDSNALEKERGITILAKNTAIEYKEKRINIMDTPGHADFGGEVERIMKMVDGVLLVVDAYEGTMPQTRFVLKKALEQKLTPIVVVNKIDKPSARPLEVIDEVIDLFIELGAEEDQLEFPVVYASAINGTASLDPDPANQEENMNSLFESIIEHIPAPVDNSNEPLQFQVTLLDYNDYVGRIGIGRIFRGTMKVGQEVSLMKLDGAVKKFRVTKMFGFIGLKRVEIQEAKAGDLVAVSGMEDINVGETVCPTDHQEALPILRIDEPTLQMTFLVNNSPFAGREGKWVTARKIEERLMAQLETDVSLRVENTDSPDVWVVSGRGELHLSILIENMRREGFELQVSKPEVIVKEIDGVKCEPIERVQIDVPEEHTGSIMESLGMRKGELVDMSSNGGGQTRMVFNVPARGLIGYRTEFMTLTRGYGILNHTFDSYQPLFAGQVGGRRNGVLVSLETGKSTQYSILALEDRGTIFIEPGTDVYEGMIVGENNRDNDLTVNVIKAKQMTNMRSANKDQTTTMKKPKLMTLEESLEYLNDDELCEVTPQSIRLRKKILDKSERERAAKKKKYAEV, translated from the coding sequence GTGAATTTACGTGACGATATTCGTAATATTGCTATTATTGCACACGTTGACCATGGGAAAACAACTTTGGTTGACAAATTGCTTCACCAATCAGGAACTTTCCGCTCAAATGAGTTTGTAGAAGAGAGAGCGATGGATTCTAATGCCCTTGAAAAAGAACGTGGTATCACTATTTTAGCGAAAAATACTGCGATTGAATATAAAGAGAAGCGAATTAACATCATGGATACTCCTGGTCACGCAGACTTTGGGGGAGAAGTAGAACGAATCATGAAAATGGTTGATGGTGTTCTACTTGTAGTAGATGCTTATGAAGGAACGATGCCTCAAACACGTTTCGTATTGAAAAAAGCTTTAGAACAAAAATTAACTCCGATCGTAGTCGTTAATAAAATTGACAAGCCTTCGGCAAGACCGTTAGAAGTAATTGATGAAGTAATCGACCTATTTATCGAGCTTGGTGCAGAAGAGGATCAACTTGAATTCCCAGTCGTATATGCTTCTGCAATTAATGGTACAGCAAGCCTTGATCCAGATCCTGCAAACCAGGAAGAGAACATGAACTCATTATTTGAATCAATTATTGAACATATTCCTGCTCCGGTTGATAACAGTAATGAACCATTGCAATTCCAGGTAACATTGCTTGATTACAATGATTATGTTGGACGTATCGGAATTGGCCGTATTTTCCGTGGTACGATGAAAGTTGGTCAAGAAGTTTCACTTATGAAGCTTGATGGAGCTGTTAAGAAGTTCCGTGTTACAAAAATGTTTGGTTTTATTGGATTAAAGAGAGTTGAAATTCAGGAAGCAAAAGCTGGTGATCTTGTTGCGGTATCTGGTATGGAAGATATCAACGTAGGGGAAACAGTCTGCCCTACTGATCACCAAGAAGCATTACCAATTCTTCGTATTGACGAGCCAACGCTTCAGATGACTTTCTTAGTTAACAATAGTCCCTTTGCAGGTCGTGAAGGTAAATGGGTAACAGCTAGAAAAATCGAAGAACGTCTAATGGCGCAATTAGAAACAGATGTAAGCTTACGTGTTGAAAATACAGATTCTCCAGATGTTTGGGTCGTATCTGGTCGTGGTGAGTTGCATTTGTCTATCCTAATTGAAAATATGAGACGTGAAGGCTTTGAGCTACAGGTATCTAAACCTGAAGTTATTGTTAAGGAAATTGATGGTGTTAAATGTGAACCAATTGAACGAGTTCAAATAGACGTGCCTGAAGAACACACAGGTTCTATCATGGAGTCTCTTGGAATGCGTAAAGGTGAACTAGTTGACATGTCAAGTAACGGTGGTGGCCAAACACGTATGGTATTTAATGTACCTGCTCGTGGGTTAATTGGTTATAGAACTGAATTCATGACATTAACAAGAGGTTATGGAATCCTTAATCATACTTTTGACAGCTATCAACCACTTTTTGCTGGTCAAGTAGGTGGGCGACGTAACGGCGTACTAGTTTCATTAGAAACAGGAAAATCGACACAGTACAGCATCTTAGCTTTAGAAGATAGAGGTACAATCTTTATCGAACCAGGTACTGATGTTTATGAAGGTATGATTGTTGGTGAAAATAATCGTGATAACGATTTAACAGTCAATGTTATTAAAGCAAAACAAATGACAAACATGCGTTCTGCTAACAAAGACCAAACAACAACGATGAAAAAGCCTAAGCTTATGACTTTAGAAGAATCTTTAGAGTACTTGAATGATGACGAACTATGTGAAGTAACTCCGCAATCAATTCGTCTTCGTAAGAAAATACTTGATAAGAGTGAACGTGAAAGAGCAGCTAAGAAAAAGAAGTATGCTGAAGTATAA
- a CDS encoding DUF5325 family protein, with the protein MKKIKIPFLVFALLTAFFMILIGIAVAERSILGILVAIAGVIATSGYAFSYKSKLKKNSNE; encoded by the coding sequence ATGAAGAAAATAAAGATTCCTTTTTTAGTATTTGCATTATTAACAGCTTTTTTCATGATATTAATTGGAATTGCAGTTGCGGAAAGAAGCATTTTAGGAATTTTGGTTGCAATCGCTGGTGTTATTGCGACTTCTGGCTATGCCTTTTCCTATAAGAGTAAATTAAAAAAAAATAGCAACGAATAA
- a CDS encoding GNAT family N-acetyltransferase, with product MKLTSRKFSSEDVAFFQELIKSSPEWATEECPSSDVPSYLGMYQEGNWYVWLNGSQRVGVSYYVEHAPSNNRAWIGTILVNSAHRSAGIGKAILKLITEKLKRKGHKVVYAAVPIHQNKWISFLSSCQFEQYKLEKEDELTYLLFVKPIEA from the coding sequence GTGAAGCTAACGAGTAGAAAATTTTCAAGTGAAGACGTTGCGTTTTTCCAAGAATTAATCAAATCAAGTCCTGAATGGGCAACGGAAGAATGTCCTTCTTCAGATGTTCCTTCCTATTTAGGGATGTATCAAGAAGGGAATTGGTATGTTTGGCTTAATGGTAGTCAAAGAGTTGGAGTTTCTTATTATGTTGAACATGCACCATCCAATAACAGGGCTTGGATTGGTACGATATTAGTTAATTCTGCTCACCGATCAGCAGGAATAGGGAAAGCAATTTTGAAATTAATTACGGAAAAGCTCAAACGGAAAGGTCATAAAGTAGTCTATGCTGCTGTACCTATTCATCAGAATAAATGGATTAGTTTCTTATCATCATGCCAATTCGAACAATACAAGCTTGAGAAAGAAGATGAATTAACCTATTTATTGTTTGTAAAACCGATAGAAGCTTAA
- a CDS encoding inositol monophosphatase family protein, which yields MNDWSSINTYAKKWIREAGALIRESFSTELMIQSKSTPNDLVTNMDQETEKYFINKITSTFPEHRILGEEGFGDQVTSLEGVVWIIDPIDGTMNFVHQQRNFAISIGIFEDGIGQIGLIYDVVSDELYHAVKGQGAYFNEKRLPELETVEIEKAIVGINTTWVTENKRIDHSILTPLVKKVRGTRSYGSAAIELAYVAAGRLDMYITMRLSPWDFAAGLILIEEVGGKVTTIEGKPLNLVEQNSVFACNASLHDHVIENYIKQEDLE from the coding sequence GTGAATGACTGGTCTAGCATTAATACATACGCAAAAAAGTGGATAAGAGAGGCCGGAGCTCTTATAAGAGAGTCATTTTCTACAGAATTAATGATTCAATCAAAATCCACACCTAATGATCTTGTTACAAATATGGACCAGGAAACTGAAAAATATTTCATAAACAAAATTACCTCAACCTTCCCAGAACATAGAATATTGGGAGAAGAAGGATTTGGTGATCAGGTAACTTCCCTAGAGGGTGTTGTTTGGATTATCGACCCTATCGATGGGACAATGAACTTTGTTCATCAGCAACGTAACTTTGCGATCTCCATTGGGATTTTTGAGGACGGAATTGGTCAAATTGGACTTATTTATGATGTTGTTAGTGATGAGTTATACCATGCCGTTAAAGGACAAGGTGCTTATTTTAATGAAAAAAGACTTCCGGAGTTAGAAACAGTTGAAATTGAAAAAGCAATTGTGGGAATCAATACAACTTGGGTTACAGAAAACAAAAGGATTGACCACAGTATTTTAACGCCACTGGTTAAAAAAGTACGAGGTACAAGATCCTACGGGTCTGCAGCAATTGAGCTTGCCTATGTGGCTGCAGGTCGCCTTGATATGTACATTACGATGAGGCTATCACCTTGGGATTTTGCAGCAGGGCTAATCTTAATTGAAGAGGTTGGAGGAAAAGTTACAACAATAGAAGGTAAACCGTTAAATCTTGTAGAACAAAACTCAGTTTTTGCCTGTAATGCAAGTCTTCACGACCATGTTATCGAAAACTATATAAAACAAGAGGATTTAGAGTGA
- a CDS encoding YktB family protein produces MTFTGFVTEDFQTFCIDGLDQRMEAIKENIQPKFREIGGILSNELSVLTGNEMFLHIAKHARRTVNPPKDTWLAICHDKRGYKKHPHFQVGLFDDHVFIWLAYIYELPNKADMAEKFLKQSSDMYKKIPKDFVISQDHMKKDSLAMNNLSENEFVEVINRFKNVKKAEFLVGKQIPANDPLLSNGEEFLDLVKETYETLLPIYKLSLR; encoded by the coding sequence ATGACTTTTACAGGATTTGTAACAGAAGATTTTCAAACATTTTGCATTGATGGATTAGATCAGAGAATGGAAGCGATTAAAGAGAATATCCAACCGAAATTTAGAGAAATAGGCGGTATTCTTTCTAATGAGCTATCAGTATTAACTGGTAATGAGATGTTTTTACATATAGCTAAACATGCTAGAAGAACTGTTAATCCACCAAAGGACACTTGGTTAGCCATTTGTCACGATAAACGTGGCTATAAGAAGCACCCTCATTTTCAAGTAGGCTTGTTTGATGATCATGTTTTTATTTGGTTGGCTTATATTTATGAGCTTCCCAATAAAGCCGATATGGCGGAAAAATTCCTTAAGCAATCTTCAGATATGTACAAAAAGATTCCAAAGGATTTTGTCATTTCACAGGATCATATGAAAAAAGACTCTTTAGCAATGAATAATCTTTCTGAAAATGAATTTGTTGAAGTGATTAACCGCTTCAAAAACGTAAAGAAAGCAGAATTTTTAGTTGGCAAGCAAATTCCTGCCAACGACCCTTTACTCTCGAACGGTGAAGAATTCCTTGACCTGGTTAAAGAGACGTACGAAACATTGTTGCCAATTTACAAGCTTTCCTTAAGATAA
- a CDS encoding UPF0223 family protein — protein MSYQYPISLDWKTDEIVVVVEFFNCIEIANEKGIERDVLMNAYRKFKEIVPGKADEKKLCAQFEDQSGYSCYRTIQKARETQKNIVKM, from the coding sequence ATGAGTTATCAGTATCCCATTTCTTTAGATTGGAAAACAGATGAAATTGTCGTGGTTGTAGAGTTTTTCAATTGTATTGAAATAGCAAATGAAAAAGGAATTGAGCGAGATGTATTAATGAATGCATATCGTAAATTCAAAGAAATTGTTCCAGGAAAAGCCGACGAAAAAAAGCTATGTGCGCAATTTGAAGATCAAAGTGGGTATTCATGCTATCGGACTATCCAAAAAGCTCGAGAAACGCAAAAAAATATCGTGAAAATGTAA
- a CDS encoding NAD(P)H-dependent flavin oxidoreductase, translating into MKWENRVTSLLHIKYPIIQGGLAYLAYSELAAAVSNAGGLGQITAMSLDTPDQLREEIRKVRELTDRPFGVNYAIGQHGRPFEHMLDVAIQERIPVITMTGGNPAPIFEQLKGVDVKKLVLVAARRQAEKAEELGADAVMVVGQEGGGHLGKHDTGTMVLVPQVVDSVSIPVIASGGIADGRGLMAAMSLGAEGIEMGTRFIATQECVHASDVYKKRLVKGTENDTVVIKRTLGAPARAIANEWTNKILELESKYGNYEAVKDYISGQANQKYIYDGAENEGFAWAGQVMGRIKDIPTVDELFKRIIEEAELIRKSWS; encoded by the coding sequence ATGAAATGGGAAAACCGGGTTACTAGTTTATTACATATTAAATATCCAATTATACAGGGTGGGTTAGCCTATCTAGCCTATTCAGAGTTAGCTGCAGCGGTTTCAAATGCTGGTGGCCTAGGACAGATTACAGCGATGTCTTTAGATACGCCGGATCAATTACGTGAAGAGATAAGGAAAGTTCGAGAATTGACTGATCGACCGTTTGGTGTAAATTATGCAATTGGTCAGCACGGTCGTCCATTTGAACATATGCTAGATGTGGCGATCCAAGAGAGGATTCCTGTTATTACGATGACAGGTGGGAATCCTGCCCCTATTTTTGAACAGCTCAAAGGTGTAGATGTAAAGAAGTTAGTATTAGTTGCGGCTAGAAGGCAGGCTGAGAAAGCGGAGGAATTGGGTGCAGATGCTGTAATGGTTGTGGGTCAAGAAGGTGGAGGCCATTTAGGTAAACATGATACAGGGACAATGGTATTAGTTCCCCAGGTTGTTGATTCTGTCAGTATTCCTGTTATAGCCTCAGGAGGAATTGCTGATGGGCGTGGATTAATGGCAGCGATGAGCTTGGGAGCCGAGGGGATTGAGATGGGTACTCGCTTTATTGCTACACAAGAGTGTGTTCATGCAAGTGACGTTTATAAGAAACGTCTTGTAAAAGGAACTGAAAATGATACAGTAGTGATTAAACGGACATTAGGAGCACCTGCAAGAGCAATTGCCAATGAATGGACTAATAAGATCCTAGAGCTTGAATCAAAATATGGGAATTATGAGGCCGTGAAGGATTATATTAGTGGTCAAGCTAATCAGAAATATATCTATGATGGTGCTGAAAATGAGGGATTTGCATGGGCAGGTCAAGTTATGGGAAGAATCAAGGATATTCCTACCGTTGATGAATTGTTTAAACGTATAATAGAAGAGGCAGAGCTAATTAGAAAATCATGGAGTTAA
- a CDS encoding aminotransferase class I/II-fold pyridoxal phosphate-dependent enzyme has translation MNQEETPLFTGLLEHAKKNPIQFHIPGHKKGSGIDPEFRDFIGMNALSIDLINIGPLDDLHHPKGMIKKAQDLAAKAFGADYTFFSVQGTSGAIMTMVMSVCGPGDKIIVPRNVHKSVMSAIIFSGATPVFIHPVIDKELGISHGITPDSVEKALEQNPEAKGVLVINPTYFGVSADLKKIVEIAHSYDVPVLVDEAHGVHIHFHDELPLSAMQAGADMAATSVHKLGGSMTQSSILNIKGGLVSPKRVQSIISMLTTTSTSYLLLASLDAARRRLATEGKELASKAIALAEKTRNEINEIERLYCVGKEIVGTNATHDYDPTKLTISVKELGVTGYDVEKWLREQWNIEVELSDLYNILCIITPGDTETETGILVNALKELSETFKHLGKKETVNVFVPDIPVLALTPRDAFYSETEVVPFAESAGRIIAEFIMVYPPGIPIFIPGEIITEENLSYIKKNQDVGLPVQGPEDFNLNHLRVIKEHRAIR, from the coding sequence TTGAACCAAGAAGAAACTCCGTTGTTTACGGGTTTATTAGAACATGCTAAAAAGAATCCTATACAATTTCATATTCCAGGGCATAAAAAGGGAAGCGGTATTGACCCTGAATTTCGCGACTTTATTGGTATGAATGCATTATCAATAGATTTAATAAATATTGGTCCATTAGATGATCTTCATCACCCAAAGGGAATGATAAAGAAAGCGCAAGACCTTGCAGCAAAAGCATTTGGTGCTGATTATACATTCTTTTCCGTACAAGGAACAAGCGGAGCCATTATGACTATGGTTATGTCTGTTTGTGGACCAGGAGATAAAATAATTGTACCCCGTAATGTACATAAATCAGTTATGTCAGCTATTATTTTCTCAGGTGCCACGCCTGTGTTTATCCATCCTGTTATTGACAAGGAATTAGGGATTTCCCATGGGATAACTCCTGATTCTGTTGAAAAAGCATTAGAGCAAAACCCAGAAGCAAAAGGGGTTCTTGTCATTAACCCTACCTATTTTGGAGTTTCAGCAGATTTAAAGAAGATTGTGGAGATTGCCCATTCTTATGATGTTCCTGTATTAGTGGATGAGGCTCATGGTGTACATATTCATTTCCATGATGAACTCCCGCTATCAGCGATGCAAGCAGGAGCAGATATGGCCGCAACTAGTGTTCATAAACTCGGGGGCTCGATGACTCAAAGCTCAATCCTAAATATAAAAGGTGGACTTGTCTCACCCAAAAGAGTTCAATCAATTATTAGTATGCTGACAACGACATCTACATCCTATCTTCTGCTTGCATCTTTGGATGCTGCAAGAAGAAGGCTGGCTACTGAAGGTAAGGAACTTGCAAGTAAAGCTATCGCACTTGCTGAGAAAACAAGAAATGAAATCAACGAAATTGAGCGTCTATATTGTGTTGGAAAAGAAATAGTAGGTACAAATGCTACCCATGATTATGATCCGACAAAATTAACGATTTCTGTTAAGGAATTAGGTGTTACCGGTTACGATGTTGAAAAATGGCTTCGAGAGCAATGGAATATCGAAGTCGAGCTTTCTGATTTATATAATATATTATGTATCATCACACCTGGAGATACTGAAACAGAAACAGGCATCCTCGTAAATGCCCTAAAGGAATTATCTGAAACCTTTAAGCATCTAGGAAAAAAGGAAACTGTTAATGTATTCGTCCCAGATATTCCAGTTCTAGCCTTAACACCTCGAGATGCATTTTATTCTGAAACTGAGGTTGTTCCATTTGCGGAATCAGCTGGAAGAATTATTGCTGAATTTATTATGGTATATCCTCCTGGGATTCCCATTTTCATTCCAGGTGAGATCATCACTGAAGAAAATTTAAGCTATATCAAAAAAAATCAAGACGTTGGTTTACCTGTTCAAGGGCCTGAAGATTTTAACTTAAACCATTTACGCGTAATTAAGGAACATCGGGCGATCCGCTAA
- a CDS encoding GapA-binding peptide SR1P: MGVIICQTCEKTIEHFDEEKVTTLYATCNTCTCSKDHKEK, encoded by the coding sequence ATGGGTGTAATCATATGCCAGACTTGTGAAAAGACAATTGAGCATTTTGATGAAGAGAAAGTAACAACCTTATATGCTACTTGCAATACTTGTACATGTTCAAAAGATCATAAAGAAAAATAA
- a CDS encoding DUF3055 domain-containing protein — MNYFERLYDENETAKVRFVGFTTDDVRYDFGLVYTNMFFGKPLAICMQTGRSALLDPQDIQNIETLQQTFKIRSFKEAEDLAEFFKETIPSASFETQYE, encoded by the coding sequence ATGAATTATTTTGAAAGGCTATATGATGAAAATGAAACCGCTAAAGTTAGATTTGTAGGATTTACAACAGATGACGTTCGGTACGATTTTGGCCTAGTTTATACAAATATGTTCTTTGGTAAGCCCCTAGCAATCTGCATGCAAACAGGTAGATCCGCTCTTCTTGATCCTCAGGATATTCAAAATATTGAAACTCTACAACAAACATTTAAAATTCGTTCATTTAAAGAAGCAGAAGATTTAGCTGAGTTTTTCAAAGAGACTATCCCGTCAGCAAGTTTTGAAACGCAGTATGAGTAG